From the Rhodanobacter soli genome, one window contains:
- the hemP gene encoding hemin uptake protein HemP: MPVLSLRQPLPSCPIPRPALPSPTPATARRVSSHALLEGERELVIQHQGSEYHLRLTRNDKLILTK, translated from the coding sequence ATGCCTGTCCTGTCCCTGCGCCAACCGTTGCCGTCATGCCCGATCCCGCGGCCGGCTTTGCCGTCGCCGACTCCGGCAACGGCCAGACGTGTCTCCAGCCACGCGCTGCTGGAAGGTGAGCGCGAGCTGGTGATCCAGCACCAGGGCAGCGAGTACCACCTGCGCCTGACCCGCAACGACAAGCTGATCCTGACCAAGTAG
- a CDS encoding potassium channel beta subunit family protein, whose protein sequence is MLYRRLGTSGLQLSALSFGAWVTFGKQVGRAQARELLALAHDRGVNFFDNAETYNNGVAEQVMGDVLADLRFPRDSYCVSSKVFFGAVDKPLPTQRGLSRKHVMEACHQALQRLRVDYLDLYFCHRPDPDTPIAETVAAMDTLIRQGKVLYWGTSEWPAEAIHEAHRIARENHLYAPVMEQPQYNLLHRERVEVEYAPLYEAYGMGTTIWSPLASGLLSGKYNDGVPADSRLAQPGYEWLREGVLGHGDERLGKVRALQPIAAELGTSLAQLAIAWCLLNPHVSTVMLGASKREQLAQNLDALELLPRLDAAVAQRIRQAVEAD, encoded by the coding sequence ATGCTTTACCGTCGCCTCGGCACCTCAGGCCTGCAACTTTCCGCGCTGTCGTTCGGCGCCTGGGTCACCTTCGGCAAGCAGGTGGGGCGCGCGCAGGCGCGCGAACTGCTGGCGCTGGCGCACGATCGCGGGGTGAACTTCTTCGACAACGCCGAGACCTACAACAACGGCGTGGCCGAGCAGGTGATGGGCGACGTGCTGGCCGACCTGCGTTTCCCGCGAGACAGCTATTGCGTCTCCAGCAAAGTGTTCTTCGGTGCCGTCGACAAGCCGCTGCCGACCCAGCGCGGGCTGTCGCGCAAGCACGTGATGGAAGCCTGCCACCAGGCGCTGCAGCGCCTGCGCGTCGACTACCTGGACCTGTACTTCTGCCATCGGCCCGATCCGGATACGCCGATCGCCGAAACCGTGGCGGCGATGGACACGCTGATCCGCCAGGGCAAGGTGCTGTACTGGGGCACCAGCGAATGGCCGGCCGAGGCGATCCACGAGGCGCACAGGATCGCCCGCGAGAATCATCTGTATGCGCCGGTGATGGAGCAGCCGCAGTACAACCTGCTGCACCGCGAGCGGGTGGAGGTGGAGTACGCGCCGCTGTACGAGGCCTACGGCATGGGCACCACGATCTGGTCGCCGCTGGCGTCCGGCCTGCTCAGCGGCAAGTACAACGACGGCGTGCCGGCCGACTCGCGGCTGGCCCAGCCTGGCTACGAGTGGCTGCGCGAGGGCGTGCTGGGCCACGGCGACGAACGCCTGGGCAAGGTGCGCGCATTGCAGCCGATCGCCGCCGAGCTGGGCACCAGCCTGGCGCAGCTGGCGATCGCCTGGTGCCTGCTCAATCCCCACGTTTCCACGGTGATGCTCGGCGCCAGCAAGCGCGAGCAGCTGGCGCAGAACCTGGATGCACTTGAACTGTTGCCGCGGCTGGATGCGGCGGTGGCGCAGCGGATCCGGCAGGCGGTCGAGGCGGATTGA
- the ahr gene encoding NADPH-dependent aldehyde reductase Ahr has product MSSITGWAAGAAGQPLKLATFDVGALGAEEVEVAVDYCGICHSDLSMINNEWGNARYPFIPGHEVVGRVVALDAQAKGLSVGQRVGIGWTAESCMHCRPCLSGDQNLCAQSVATIGGHHGGFADKLRAHWAWTIPLPEGIDLASAGPLLCGGITVLKPFLAHDIKPTARVGVVGIGGLGHMAVKFAAAWGCEVTAFTSTMAKADEARGFGAHHVVASRDSAAIEAIAGSLDLLLVTVNVPMDWNALLNTLAPKGRMHVVGAVLEPIPVPAFALIMGQREVSGSPTGSPVDIARMLDFAARHDIRPQVEMFPMANVNEALQHLADGKARYRIVLQAGG; this is encoded by the coding sequence ATGTCCTCGATCACGGGCTGGGCCGCCGGCGCGGCCGGCCAACCGCTGAAACTGGCCACGTTCGACGTGGGCGCACTGGGCGCCGAGGAAGTCGAGGTGGCCGTCGACTACTGCGGCATCTGTCACTCCGACCTGTCCATGATCAACAACGAATGGGGCAATGCGCGCTACCCGTTCATCCCCGGGCACGAAGTGGTCGGCCGGGTCGTCGCGCTGGACGCGCAGGCCAAGGGGCTCAGCGTGGGCCAGCGCGTGGGCATCGGCTGGACCGCGGAGAGCTGCATGCACTGCCGCCCGTGCCTGTCCGGCGACCAGAACCTGTGCGCACAGTCGGTGGCGACCATCGGCGGCCACCACGGCGGCTTCGCCGACAAGCTGCGCGCGCACTGGGCGTGGACGATTCCGTTGCCCGAGGGCATCGACCTGGCCAGCGCCGGCCCCCTGCTATGCGGCGGCATCACCGTGCTGAAGCCCTTCCTCGCCCACGACATCAAGCCGACCGCGCGGGTCGGCGTGGTCGGCATCGGCGGGCTCGGCCACATGGCGGTGAAGTTCGCCGCCGCGTGGGGCTGCGAGGTCACCGCATTCACTTCCACCATGGCCAAGGCCGACGAGGCGCGCGGCTTCGGCGCGCACCACGTGGTCGCCAGCCGCGACAGCGCCGCGATCGAGGCGATCGCCGGCTCGCTCGACCTGCTGCTGGTCACCGTCAACGTGCCGATGGACTGGAACGCGTTGCTCAATACCCTCGCGCCGAAGGGCCGCATGCACGTGGTCGGCGCGGTGCTGGAGCCGATCCCGGTGCCCGCATTCGCGCTGATCATGGGCCAACGCGAAGTCTCCGGCTCGCCCACCGGCTCGCCGGTCGACATCGCCCGCATGCTGGACTTCGCCGCCCGCCACGACATCCGCCCACAGGTGGAGATGTTTCCGATGGCGAACGTCAACGAGGCGCTGCAGCATCTTGCCGACGGCAAGGCGCGCTACCGCATCGTGCTGCAGGCCGGCGGCTGA
- a CDS encoding phosphatidylglycerophosphatase A family protein: MNARKSLSAVQRRALLATPAGWLACGFGSGLAPVAQGTSGSLAALLPWLLLRELPLPIYLAVLLIGFGAGVWACNVASRALGVADHRSLVWDEFIGQWVALLPLLVLPAPWWAIAFGFVLFRLFDVWKPWPISWLDRRVKGGMGVMIDDVVAGVFAAAVLALGLYLLR; encoded by the coding sequence GTGAATGCCAGGAAGAGCCTCAGCGCCGTGCAACGCCGCGCCCTGCTGGCTACGCCGGCCGGCTGGCTGGCCTGCGGTTTCGGTTCGGGCCTGGCGCCGGTGGCGCAGGGCACGTCCGGTTCGCTGGCCGCGCTGCTGCCCTGGCTGCTGCTGCGCGAACTGCCGTTGCCGATCTATCTGGCGGTGTTGCTGATCGGTTTTGGCGCGGGCGTGTGGGCGTGCAACGTGGCCAGCCGCGCGCTGGGCGTGGCCGACCACCGCAGCCTGGTGTGGGACGAATTCATCGGCCAGTGGGTCGCCCTGCTGCCGTTGCTGGTGCTGCCCGCGCCGTGGTGGGCGATCGCGTTCGGCTTCGTATTGTTCCGCCTGTTCGACGTGTGGAAGCCGTGGCCGATCAGCTGGCTGGACCGCCGCGTCAAGGGCGGCATGGGCGTGATGATCGACGACGTGGTGGCCGGCGTTTTCGCCGCGGCCGTGCTGGCGCTGGGGCTGTACCTGCTCCGGTAA
- the thiL gene encoding thiamine-phosphate kinase yields MEFDLIELIRRHTGQARDDVRVGIGDDAAVLAPPPGKDLVMAIDTLVEGVHFPRGTAPADIGWKALAVNLSDLAAMGASPAWALLALTLPSADAAFVEGFAEGFAKLAQPHRLALVGGDTTRGPLTISVAVHGFVPPGQALTRAGARLGDAVLVTGTLGDAAAGLHALQHPPREDDGRTVLRGFLVERLSRPTPRLAVGTALRGQATACVDVSDGLLADLGHICVASGVAAEIETALLPRSSALLELYDDTTALHFALSGGDDYELCFTVPAARLAEVQAGLARLGCGATKIGRIVEGEGVRVRAADGSSLATDRPGWEHFA; encoded by the coding sequence ATGGAATTCGACCTGATCGAACTGATCCGCCGGCACACCGGGCAAGCGCGCGACGACGTGCGCGTCGGCATCGGCGACGACGCTGCGGTGCTGGCGCCGCCGCCGGGGAAAGACCTCGTGATGGCGATCGACACCCTGGTCGAAGGCGTGCATTTCCCGCGAGGCACCGCGCCGGCCGATATCGGCTGGAAGGCGCTGGCAGTGAATCTTTCCGACCTTGCCGCGATGGGCGCCAGCCCGGCGTGGGCGCTGCTGGCACTGACCTTGCCCAGCGCGGACGCGGCCTTCGTCGAGGGTTTTGCCGAAGGCTTCGCGAAGCTGGCGCAGCCGCACCGGCTGGCCCTGGTCGGTGGCGATACCACCCGCGGGCCGCTGACGATCAGCGTGGCCGTGCACGGCTTCGTGCCGCCGGGCCAGGCGCTTACCCGTGCCGGCGCACGGCTTGGCGATGCGGTGCTGGTGACCGGCACGCTGGGCGACGCGGCTGCCGGCCTGCATGCCTTGCAGCATCCGCCGCGCGAAGACGACGGCCGCACCGTGCTGCGCGGCTTCCTGGTCGAACGGTTGAGCCGGCCGACGCCGCGGCTGGCGGTCGGTACGGCATTGCGCGGGCAGGCCACGGCCTGCGTCGACGTCTCCGACGGTCTGCTCGCCGACCTGGGCCATATCTGCGTCGCCAGCGGCGTCGCGGCGGAGATCGAGACCGCCTTGCTGCCGCGCTCGTCGGCGCTGCTGGAGCTGTACGACGACACCACGGCGCTGCACTTCGCGTTGAGCGGTGGCGACGACTACGAATTGTGTTTCACCGTGCCGGCCGCTCGCCTGGCCGAAGTGCAGGCCGGCCTGGCCCGGCTCGGCTGTGGCGCCACGAAGATCGGCCGCATCGTGGAAGGCGAAGGCGTGCGCGTGCGTGCTGCCGATGGCTCGTCGCTGGCGACGGATCGACCGGGCTGGGAGCACTTCGCGTGA
- a CDS encoding GNAT family N-acetyltransferase → MPGTAGSPGGQVPEIETVRLRLRAHQAGDHAACTAIWSDPEVTRYIGGQPFTAEEVWKRLLQYRGLWSLLGYGYWAIEEKASGRYVGDVGFADFARELQPSLRGMLECGWVLAPQAHGQGYASEAVAAIAAWADAQFPGRRVVCIIAPENQASIRVAEKAGFRLWQPSTYRDSPTLVFSR, encoded by the coding sequence ATGCCGGGCACCGCGGGGTCGCCGGGCGGGCAGGTGCCGGAGATCGAGACCGTGCGGCTGCGCCTGCGCGCACACCAGGCCGGCGATCACGCCGCCTGCACCGCGATCTGGTCGGACCCCGAGGTCACCCGTTACATCGGCGGCCAGCCGTTCACCGCCGAGGAAGTGTGGAAGCGCCTGCTGCAGTACCGCGGTCTGTGGAGCCTGCTTGGCTACGGCTACTGGGCCATCGAGGAGAAGGCCAGCGGCCGCTATGTCGGCGACGTCGGTTTCGCCGACTTCGCGCGCGAACTGCAGCCCTCGCTGCGCGGCATGCTGGAGTGCGGCTGGGTGCTGGCGCCGCAGGCGCACGGCCAGGGCTATGCCAGCGAGGCGGTGGCGGCGATCGCGGCCTGGGCCGACGCACAGTTCCCCGGACGGCGCGTGGTGTGCATCATCGCGCCGGAAAACCAGGCGTCGATCCGGGTCGCGGAAAAAGCCGGCTTCCGCCTGTGGCAGCCGTCGACCTATCGAGACAGTCCCACCCTCGTGTTCAGCCGCTGA
- the nusB gene encoding transcription antitermination factor NusB, translating into MTQHPQGLDMQARSRARRRALQALYAWQLSGSHMNAVIEQFRHEQDMEVADLEYFEDLLHGVEKNVDALDEALRPHIDREVAQIDPIERAALRLAAYELKFRPDVPYRVVINEAIEVTKRFGADHGHSYVNGVLDKLAGELRAVEKRG; encoded by the coding sequence ATGACCCAGCATCCGCAGGGCCTCGACATGCAGGCGCGCTCGCGCGCCCGCCGCCGCGCGTTGCAGGCGCTGTACGCGTGGCAGTTGAGCGGCAGCCACATGAACGCGGTGATCGAGCAGTTCCGCCACGAGCAGGACATGGAAGTGGCCGACCTCGAATACTTCGAGGACCTGCTGCACGGCGTGGAGAAGAACGTCGACGCGCTGGACGAGGCCCTGCGCCCGCACATCGACCGCGAGGTGGCGCAGATCGATCCGATCGAGCGCGCCGCGCTGCGCCTGGCCGCGTACGAGCTGAAATTCCGTCCGGACGTGCCGTACCGGGTGGTCATCAACGAGGCGATCGAGGTCACCAAGCGCTTCGGCGCCGACCACGGCCACAGCTACGTCAACGGCGTGCTGGACAAGCTGGCCGGCGAACTGCGCGCGGTCGAGAAGCGCGGCTGA
- the ribH gene encoding 6,7-dimethyl-8-ribityllumazine synthase translates to MKIIEGDFATPKGRFAIVAGRFNGFVVEPLVAGARDALVRHGVKDDAIELVRVPGAWEIALAAHKLANSGKYAAVIALGAVIRGATPHFDYVAGECAKGLAQAAYSSGVPVAFGVLTTDSIEQAIERAGTKAGNKGADAAIAALEMVNLYGKLA, encoded by the coding sequence ATGAAGATCATCGAAGGCGATTTCGCCACGCCGAAAGGCCGCTTTGCCATCGTCGCCGGCCGTTTCAACGGTTTCGTCGTGGAGCCGCTGGTGGCGGGGGCGCGTGACGCGCTGGTGCGTCATGGCGTGAAGGACGACGCGATCGAGCTGGTCCGCGTGCCGGGCGCGTGGGAGATCGCGCTGGCCGCGCACAAGCTGGCCAACTCCGGCAAGTACGCCGCGGTGATCGCGCTGGGCGCGGTGATCCGCGGCGCCACCCCGCACTTCGACTACGTCGCCGGCGAGTGCGCCAAGGGCCTGGCCCAGGCCGCCTACAGCTCCGGCGTGCCGGTGGCGTTCGGCGTGCTGACCACCGACAGCATCGAGCAGGCGATCGAGCGCGCGGGCACCAAGGCCGGCAACAAGGGCGCCGACGCCGCGATCGCCGCGCTGGAAATGGTCAACCTGTACGGCAAGCTGGCATGA
- the ldcA gene encoding muramoyltetrapeptide carboxypeptidase codes for MSETAIRLIAPSGYPHDRAAMARGVARLREAGCELDGLEVLDRSEQRYAGSDAERAADLNALATRDALPDIALAIRGGYGATRLLTQLHYDALRERLGSSSTVLVGHSDFTALQLALHAKSGLCTFSGPMLGADFGAETLSEFTWRHFWDTVRAPAAQVEWATTSDADHLDVEGPLWGGNLAVLCSLLGTPYFPAIEGGILFVEDVGEPPFRIERMLYQLHLSGVLGRQRALLLGDFSQCRPSSYDNGYGLVDSFAQIRRASAMPVIDGLPIGHEPDKFTLPFGAPARLQVAGGRAQLSFSGYPHLPPGV; via the coding sequence ATGTCCGAGACCGCCATCCGCCTGATTGCCCCTTCGGGTTACCCGCACGATCGCGCCGCGATGGCGCGCGGCGTGGCGCGGCTGCGCGAGGCCGGTTGCGAACTGGACGGGCTGGAGGTGCTCGATCGCAGCGAGCAGCGTTATGCCGGCAGCGATGCGGAGCGGGCCGCCGACCTCAATGCGCTGGCCACGCGGGACGCGTTGCCGGACATCGCGCTGGCGATCCGCGGCGGCTACGGCGCCACGCGCCTGCTGACGCAACTGCATTACGACGCCTTGCGCGAGCGCCTGGGTAGCAGCAGCACCGTGCTGGTCGGCCACAGCGATTTCACCGCGCTGCAGCTGGCGCTGCATGCGAAGAGCGGCCTGTGCACGTTCAGCGGCCCGATGCTGGGCGCCGATTTCGGCGCCGAGACGCTCAGCGAATTCACCTGGCGGCATTTCTGGGACACCGTGCGTGCGCCTGCAGCGCAGGTCGAGTGGGCAACCACCTCCGACGCCGATCATCTCGACGTGGAAGGACCGCTGTGGGGCGGCAACCTGGCCGTGCTGTGCAGCTTGCTCGGTACGCCGTATTTCCCGGCGATCGAGGGCGGCATCCTGTTCGTCGAGGACGTCGGCGAGCCGCCGTTCCGGATCGAGCGGATGCTGTACCAATTGCACCTGTCCGGCGTGCTGGGGCGCCAGCGTGCGCTGCTGCTGGGCGATTTCAGCCAGTGCCGGCCCAGCAGCTACGACAACGGCTACGGCCTGGTCGACAGCTTCGCGCAGATCCGCCGCGCCAGCGCGATGCCGGTGATCGACGGCCTGCCGATCGGCCACGAGCCGGACAAGTTCACCCTGCCATTCGGCGCGCCGGCACGGCTGCAGGTCGCGGGCGGCAGGGCGCAGCTGTCTTTCAGCGGCTACCCCCATTTGCCGCCCGGCGTCTGA